Below is a genomic region from Candidatus Bathyarchaeia archaeon.
GGAACAATGACGATTCTTTATGGTCAAATAACTACTAATAAGCCAGTGAAGGTCATATCTAGCACTGGGGGTCAGAAAATATATGAGTATGTGCTGATGATAGATATTGAGCGAAACCGTCCGGTTATTCTTGAGAGAAGAATTTATAATAATGATAGTAAATGGCATGGTACAATTGTTGAGGTGAATCTTGAGGGAGATTATTTTAAGGCAATGCCCAAAATACTGGAGTACCTTAAGCAGACGGCTATCGTTAACCCATATGCAAATATCATGTTCATTGACCCTAAAGGTCGATTATATAAGTTTGAGAGAACGGTTTCGGTTCTTCCACCTCCACCCAAGGAGACTCTACCTCATCCACATGGTGTAGATGTTGAAACGATTTATAGGATAATTCGTGTGACTAAATGCGGGACTCTTCTTAGTTTTATGCAAGAGCACTTCCATAGGGTTGGTAAACGCATAGCCCAGCGCTTTCTTGAGTTTGCTGGCTTCCCAGAAGATGCCGACCCAAAGAAACTTAAGCCCGAGGAAATAGTTAGGTTTGTTCAAGCAATGAAGAGCTTTAACGGATTCCTACCTCCAGATGCCGATTCTCTCTCACCTTTAGGTGAGGAGATTCTTAGAGCTGGCATATTGAAGGAACTTGAGCCTGAGTTTGTGGCTGTCACTCAACGTAAGCCCTCAGCATACTCTGGTCATCCATTTATTGTTGAGGTTGGAATAGCCTATGGTGGTAAAATTTCATCCGGAGAGGACATAATCCTATATAGATTTGCTAATAAGATTCCCTTAGTATACGATGAATCAGGCGATGTTAGCTGGAGGATTATTAAGTCGATTAATTGGAGGAAATATGGTTTAATGCCTGGAATGCCATTCGCAGTTTTAGTCCATATATGCAGCACTAAGGTTCCTTGGAAAACTGTTGGCAAAGAAATAATTGCTGATAGACCTGAAGTAAGCCGTGAGATTCTTAACGGTATAAGAGAGGTCGCCCGACAGCTTAGCATCTATCTAGCGAGAAAAGAGAAGATTAAACGTGAAAGAGCACGCTTATCAATATTTGCGAAGTATCTGCCTAAAATAGCAGAGTTATCAACAAAGCTTACTGGGAAAGAGAAGGTGCCTAATATAAATGATCTTTTAAGGAGGGCTAAAAAGTTTGAAGAAGATTAGTTTCTCCACTAAAGAAAAGCGTAGGGAGGTTCTTACAAAACTTGAGAAATTTGGCTTCGAGATATATGAGCAATTAGAAAAGGGAGTTTTCCCAAGCATCACTATGCCTAGTAGATCAACAGACAATATATATTATAGTCCAGAGCTTAGACAGTATGTATTGGGCGATAGAAAAGTTAAAAGGAGCGCAAGTAACATTAGGCATTTAAGGCCACTCACTCAGCTTGTCTGGATGGCTTTCTTCACACATGAGCTGATGCAGCACCAGAAAACTTCAACACTGAGAGATGTCTTTTACTCAGCACAAGCATATGATATATCTTTCCAAGATCAAGACGAATCGGACGATATAATTACGGATTTAGAGACTGTTCTGAACTGTACCAGAGAGGACTTTAACGTTTTTCCTGAAGAGAGCTCAGCCGTCTTTGGAGATCTAACAATAGAATATACTGTTCCAAACTATGAGGGAAAACGTCTTAACCTGACTTCACATCCGGATGGCGTGATGATCGGTCCAGCATTGACCTCAGCTGAGTTTATAGAGACAAGCGCTGATAAGGTTATAGCTATAGAGAAGGGCGGCTTATTCACTAGATTCATTGAGGAGAGGGTTCATGAGAGATTTAATGCTATACTAGTCTTTTTGAGGGGGCAAGCCCCGCGCTCAACGAGATATTTTATCCGTAGACTAAATCAAGAGCTCGGCTTACCAGTCTACATCTTCACGGATGCTGATCCATGGGGTATGCATATAGCCATGGTTATAATTTCCGGATCAGCAAATGCTGCACATATAAAGGATCTGACGACGCCTGATGCTAAATGGGCTGGCGTTTGGGCCTCGGATATTATTAATTATAAATTGCCAAGTGATAAACTTGAAGATATAGATATTAAGCGTTTACATGAGCTTATGCGTGACCCAAGATATAAGGGAGAGATTTGGCAAAGGGAGATAAATGTTTTCATGAAGATTCAAAAGAAGTGTGAGCTTGAAGCATTCTCAAGATATGGATTAACTCATATAGTTGATAAATATCTGCCGCAGAGACTTAGGGAGCTTGAGAATTGAAAAATTTTTATTTACATCTAAAAAATAACTTTTAGAATTTAACGAAAAATTTGAGGAAGCGGAATGAGTAGAGAAAAAGGTACAGTAATGCTTGGCTTAGTTTTCTTAGAAAAAATACTTGGTTTCATATTATCTGTTGTTGGTGTAATACTAGCATATTACACAAGTATAAATTTGAGTGGTTTGGGTGCCATAGGTTATCTATTTCTGATAGCTGGCATAACAATAGCAGTTGCAGGCTTACTACTGATTATTGCTAAAACTGAATAGGTCTTATTTTATGGTCATGAACAAAAATAAAATATAACTGTTTTTTAGAACAAGTTCACTTGTGAGAGCGCTAGACACTCATACATTATAACAGTGTTAGAATAGTTGCGCTAGGCATGAATTAACGTTATGTAGTTCTCTAGTGGCGGATAATGTAAAGTCTCCGTTATAAATTAAACTTCAGCTGGAAAACAATATTTATAATCTCGTTTTATAGCTATTTTTGGGTTTAAAATTGTCTAGGTCGCTGATATTTAGAGACAGAAATAAACTTTCACCATATTATATTCCCAAGCGCCTCCCACATAGAGATCATCAGATAAATATTTTGCTTTCAATCTACGAAAATATATTGAAGGATGTTTGGAGGGCTTATCCGCGATTTACGCAGATTATAGGAGCAACTGGTACAGGAAAAACTTGTACAGCAATAAGGTTTGGAGACATAATTGTTGAAAAAGCTGGTGAAAAGGGCATAAATCTCCGGTACATTTATATGAATTGCAAAGTTGATGGTGTGACACGTTATGTTCTTTATGGAAATCTTGTAAAAAAAGTTACACCGAAAATTGCGACTAAAAGTCTGAGTCCTGAGGAAATGATTAGGCAGCTTATCGATTACTTAAGGTTTGAAGAGACTTTTCTAATAGTTACTTTTGATGAAATAGATTATTTTGTTCAAATGAATCCAAAAGAGCATATAATATATGATTTGACACGCATACCCGAAATGTATCCTGGCGAACCGATTCCGATAATTGGTGAAATATTTATCGCTAGGTCACTTAAGTGGCATGAATATCTTGAACCTGGTGAGAGATCAACGCTTGGAATGGGCATAATAGAGTTTCCAAGATACAATAGTAAGCAGATTAGAGATATACTTGAGGATAGAATTAAAGAAGCTTTTCAGCCACATGTAATTCTCGATGATACACTTGATCTAATAAGCGATATAACCGCCAGTCCACCAGTTAATGGGGATATTAGAGTTGGACTTGAATTACTCTATTACTCAGGGGTCTTAGCTGAGAACACTGGCTCAAGTAAGGTTTTACCGGAGCATGTTCGCAGAGTTTATAGTGAAATAAATCCAACGATAACAACTGAAGATATAATGAGTCTTAATAGTAACGGAAAATTGATTCTTTTAGCATTGGTTAGAGGATTAAAAACTAGTAAATCAGCATATATAAGCCTAAAAGACCTTAGAAAATCGTATAATATTGTATGTGAGGAATTTAATGTTAAACCGGTTGAAGACTTTGAAGCATACGTCCAGGATCTCATTTATCGCGGAATAATTGATATGAAATCTTTAATGGAAATTGGAATATCAGGTGCAACCCTGGTAGACCTAGAAAAATTCCTAAATAATCTCTTGAAGCAATTGGAGAAGATAGAGCTGAGATCATGATGAGTAAAAGAGAGGAGAAGGAAGTAAAAAGTATATGGGAGGAGTTAGAGCTAGGTCTGGGCGGAGGAAAAAAGTTTAGGGTTCTGGTTCATCTAGCTTTAAACCCCAATAAAACTTTCACCAGATATGCCCTAGTAAAGGCTACTGGTCTCAGAACTCCATCAATTGATAGATATCTTAAAACGCTTGTGAATTTAGGCTGGGTTAAAGAGAATAAATATAAGCCAAAAACTTACCAAATAAATCTTGATAATGAGGTTATCATGGCACTCCTAGATTTCTTTAAGGAGATGATAAGCATTCGGCGGCTTAAGATCCTATGACCCCCCTCCCCCCACCTAGTTTTTCACAGACACCTTAAATATCACTTACATTAAATGTTGATTGGTTGCTAAGCATGGTTAAATCTAAAGATAGGATTCAAGATAAAATGAGATCTTCCTCGTCTGTTCCATCTGGTATAAGTGCTGAAGTAGAGAGATGCCTAAATCCATGGAATGGTGGATGTAGAAGTGCTAATATAGCTCTCTACATAGTATATAGAGGTGAGAGAATCCCATTGTGTTGGAAGTGCTGGAGGGAGATCTCTAGAAAAAACCTTGTTTGGGAGGCTTACTGAAAATGGAGGATTTAGAAGCATTAGATGGGGTTGGGTCAGCAATAGCATCTAAGCTTAGGGCTGCAGGCTACACTACTATAGAGGCTATCGCAGTTAGTCCTCCAATGGAGATAATGGAGAAGACGAATATAGGATTAAACACGATACTCAAGATTCAAGAAGCAGCGCGGAGAATGCTTTCAGCGGATTTTAAGACAGCGCAGGAATACTATGAGCAGAGAAAAAACATGAGAAGATGTACGACGGGGTCAAAGAAGCTTGACGAGATACTTGGGGGTGGAATAGAGACCCAAGCAATAACAGAGCTTATAGGAGAATATGGTTCTGGTAAAACCCAGCTGTGTATGATGCTCTCGGTCACCGCGCAGCTACCATATGAATCTGGCGGTTTGGAGGGAAGGGTTGCATTTATAGATACTGAGGGGACATTCATGCCTGAACGTATATATCAAATAGCGTCTGGGCTAGGTTTAAACCCGGATGAAGTTGCCAATAATATATTTGTTGCAAGGGCCTACAATAGTAGCCATCAATGCCTGCTAATAGATAAACTATTCACTTTATGCCCTGAGAATAATGTTAAAATGGTTATAATTGATAGTATGATAAGCCATTTTAGAGGCGAATATATTGGACGAGAAACGCTTTCGGAGAGACAGCAGAAACTAAATCAATACTTACATAAGTTACTTAGGTTATCGGAAGCCTATAATTTGGCTGTGGTTATAACAAATCAGGTTCAAGCGAACCCATCCGCTTTCTTTACTGATCCAAATAGACCTGCTGGCGGGCATATAATGGCACATGCATGTACTCACAGAGTCTACTTGAGGAAAGGTTCTAAAGGTGTTAGGGTTGCAAGGATAATCGATAGTCCATATTTACCCGAAAGAGAAGCCTACTTCATGATAACTGAGAAAGGTATAACTGATGCTGAGGGAGGAGAGTAATTAATTAACTGACTCTGATAACATTATAACCTGCAGCCCTTCTAAGCCTATTCATTATCGCTAATCCTAAACCATTCTCCGGAACACCCTCAGCAATTATTATATCAACACCATCATCATCGAATTCTCTAAGAAGTTTAAAGAGGTTTCTGGCAGCTGATTTAAGGTCTTCTCTACTTCCCATCGATTTAATTATCCCCAACTCATATCTCCCTAAGCTTTCATTTGTGGCTAGTATACCGACTTTTTTTCCATCCTTAAGGTATTGATAAGCCAGCTCCCTAATTTTTTCAATGATTGCATTAAAATCTCCCTCAACAACTATCATATCAGCTTTAGGCGCATAATGTTTATGTTTGAGTCCAGGAGAGCGTGCATGCTCAACGGGCACTTCGCTTTTAGCTATCGCAGCTGGATGGATCATAACTTTACCTAAGACTTTCCTGAGCTCCTCATAAGTTACCCCACCAGGTCTCAGAATTTGGGGTGGATCATGAGTTAAGTCTAAGACTGTTGACTCAACCCCTATACTTGTAGGTCCAGCATCAAGTATGAGATCTATTCTACCAAAAAGATCTTGAATAACATGTTCTGCCATAGTTGGACTCGGTCTACCAGCTATATTTGCGCTTGGAGCCGCTATAGGTGTTTTTGAAGCTTCTATTAGTGCTAAGGCAACCTTATGTTTAGGCATCCTTATAGCTATTGTATCTAGACCTCCAGTTGTCACTCTGGGAACAATACTTGAAGCTTTAAGAACTAGAGTTAATGGCCCAGGCCAAAAGCGGATCATGAGATCTTCCGCATACTTCGGAAGATCTTCGGCGAGCCTATATAAATCACTTTTACTAGATATGTGAACTATTATCGGATTATCAAGCGGTCTCATTTTAGCTAAATATATCCCTCTAACGGCTTCCGGGTTAAGGGCATCTGCCCCTAAACCATAAACTGTCTCCGTGGGGAAGGCAACTAATCCGCCATTACGTATTATTTTAGCTGCAAAAGTAATCTTCTCATACTCCGGATTTTCACAATTAACCTTTAATATAATTGTTTTCTTCATATTTGTGAGAGAATCCATCAAAAAGTAAATAATAACGTCACATTCTAATATATGTTGGCTTAGTGATCACATTGGTGGCTAAGTTTGGCTGAAATTTATTTAAGCGAATATTTTCCCTTTATACGCAGATACTCGAGCTTCGCGGAGATTTTAAGCGATAGAGGATTAGCTTCTCTGGGAGATGCCTATGTTAACCTCATTTATTCATTAGTCCTATCTAAAGTTACTGGTAAACCCATCGGCCGGAAACTTGATAATCGAGTGCTTTCATTAGCCTTGAGGAAGGCTGGAATAAGAATGCTGCTACCAAGCAGGACGGATAGACATAGACAGGCTGATGCAGCTGAAGCCTTAATAGCTTATGGCTGGCTTTCAGGCACAGTATCTACTAAGGAGATTCTTGATATATTTTTACGCGAAGGCGACATTTCAGATAGTATATGCATAATCCTAAAATTAATTTGGGAAAGAGGTAAAAATATCCTAGAAAGAAAGTAAATTTTTTAGAGTGAAAGGCCTCTATTTGCTGCTCTTAAATGCTTTTTCAAATTCTTCTCTCAGTTTCCTACCTCTTTCAAGAATTTTTTCAACAGCCTCCTTTAACGCAGCTTCCGGGCTCTTATTTTCTTTTGTTTGCACTATTATTACTGGTTTGGCCACTAATGGGTGAGAGATGTTATAGCTGGCGAATTTAACATCCTCATCCTCTAGTAAAACTGATTCTAGAAGATTACATAAAGTATGTCCTTCACCATCAACTTCAATTACAATTTTATTAGGCTCTCTCTCCAACACCCTTAGTTGCATTTCAACTCCTCCCTAATCTTAAATCACTCATAGGTTCCCAGAACCGTAATCTGAAGCAATTTTTCTGGTTTCAATATTTCCACACTTACTACAATATAACTTTTTACCCCTCTTAGATTTGAGTATTAATGTTCCACCACATTTAGAGCATAATGCCAGTATTACACCTAAATTCTCACTCTTAGTAGTTAGGTGGAAGGTTCTGTTGACATCACTTATAACCTTTGCTCGAACCAGATCGCTGACTTTAAGTGCATCATTAATATCTCTAGTGTATTTTACATCTACGTCTGAAACATGTAAAACACCCGTAAAGAAACCTGAAAGAAATCGTCTTCCAACTTTTATTATGCGTGTAAAAGCTATGACGTTCTGAACATTCACCACGTAACCTATAACTACGCTCCCAACTTTAGGGACACGTACTTCATGCGTTAGTGGATGAACAAAAACCTTCCTACTAGCTAAATCTAGTGACACATATCCAACATTATTCGCATATATAACCCCATTCTCAACATATGTTCCATAATCTGGTATAAACTCCTCTATTACACCTATTTTCTCTCCTGGAACAATGAATCGCTCAACATTCTTCTGCTTTGACATAATCAACATTCCAGTTTTAGGTTTCCTTTAACATTACTATGGGATGAATGATATTAATTTTGCTATTTATTTAGATTTTTATCCTTTGTTCTTATTATGCGGTATAAATCGACCTTAACAGTGTAATGTCTTTTTCTATGAAAGCTATATGTTCGGGTTATAATAATTTCCATACTTTGAATATCAGTAATTGTGCCGCCTAATCTGGGAATGTTTCTCTCAAGAAACTCTCTTACAGAGTGGCTTCCCTTATGTAGGGAATATATAACATTTGATATCTCTAGAGCTTTCCTCAAAAATTTTATATCTGCCCCTCTATGCCAGCTTCCAAAGGGCGGGTTCATTAACGTTGTATCAAATTGTCCACATATACAGTTTATGTCCCCAACTATGAAATCAACATTAACGTTAAGCTTATTGGCATTTTTAATGGCAACCATAATTGAATCTTTATCTATATCTACGCCAACAACCCATTCAGCGCCAAATAATGAAGCTGCTATCGCCAAAATACCGGATCCACAGCCTAGATCAATAACTTTTTTGCCACGTATATCGTTATAAATCCATGCCGCTGTGTAAACTATGTTAGCGGCGCTTTCAGCATCAAGAGTATAGCTTTCCCACTTAAGCTTTGGATGCGGGATCGGCTCAATTTGTGAGAGTAAAATGGCAAGATGCTTTTTTCTTAGCAACGAATTCACCAGGTTAAAGTAAACCAGATTTTAAGTAATCTTCCCATGAAATCTTTCCGAGTGCAACATAAGTTTCTTTAGGTGTTAAAACTGGTTTAGGAAACTTTTGTGTTTCATATAAAGAAACTCTTGGACACGCAGTATTCACATAAGATTCTATTGTTGGAAACTCTAGCAAGGCTTCCGGTGTTATCTCTTTCATAGCCAATAAAATGACCTCTCTACCACTATTCTTCAAATCTTTCATAATCTTTAGTGAAGTCTCAAAATTGAATTGTCCAGTTTTAAGCCCGATTATTATCCCCCATTTTTTCACTCTCATTGCTTCTGATATATCAGCCCATCTCCTCTTAATCACACGTTTAGCATAATCATCAACTCTTTGGATTTTACCCTCAAAGGGATCAATAGCGATAGTAGTTTTCATCGTAGATAAAAATAGTCCTATGGCATGAAATAATCCGCCGCCAATAAAAAGAAACGCTTCAACCATATTTGATATTACTTTAGCGTTCCTATAATCGCATCCCAGCACCTGTCCTGGGTATTTTAGTCCAGGCTCATGACCGATATATACTTTCTTGCCAGCATTTTTAAGGATATCTTTAGCCTCGTTTATTAGATGAGCGTGTTGAACAGTCGTTGTTAATCCAATACTCTCCCACGGCTCAAGATATCTTAATGAATCTTCAACTATTTTTTTAAAATCAATACATGTTTTTGCTTTGGCTTCAATATAAATGATCGGCGTATTAGTTCTTTGGCTGAAATGCTCTACTTCGGAATGACCATAATGAATTATTAAATCGGCTGATATAGCGGTAGCTTCATCTATGGCTAAATCACATGCCCCATAACATGGATCTGCCGAAATAATTGGTAACGCGCCAGTAGCTTCTATAATAGATGCTATTTCAGAAGCCGCAAGCTTCAGTCCCTCAGGTAACTGTACCAGAACCCTGCTTGCTCCACGTTTAATGATCTCGTTTCTCACTCTATCTTCTTCTAAATCAAATAGTGTATGCAATTTAATCATGAGAAATGGGGATAACAAATATTAAATTATTTCTGGAAAATAAAATGTGGAGTTAGCTGGACAGATGAGGTCTTCTATTCATTGAGTGGTATGTCTAAGTCAGGATCTTCGCGGATACCTCTACCAGTTACCTTCTCAATCATTATGCGCTGTTCTATTGACGCCACAAGCTTTCTTGTCTGCACAACTACGTCTGGATTGACGGATACGCTGTCTATTCCACTTCTAATTAGGAACTCCGTGAACTCCGGGTAAACGCTTGGAGCTTGCCCGCATATACTCACGGTCTTACCGTCACGGTGAGCTAGCTTTATGAGGAGCCTAATTGCCCGCTTAACAGCTAGATCTCTCTCATCAAAGAGGTGTGCAACAGTCTCATTGTCCCTATCGCAGCCAAGTATGGTCATTGTTAGGTCGTTGCTGCCTATACTATAGCCATCAATATATTTGTTGAATTTATCCGCAAGCAAGCAGTTACTTGGTATTTCAGCCATAAGCCAAACCTTAAAGTCTGGTCCCCTATGTAGCCCCTCCTCCTCCATTATCTTGATAATCTTCTCTAGCTCATCAACGCGTCTGCAGAATGGTATCATGACCCAAAGGTTTTTAAGCCCATACTCCTCTCTAACCTTCTTGACGGCTCTGACCTCAAGCCTGAAAGCCTCAATATACTTCGGATCATAGTATCTTGATGCGCCTCTCCAGCCCAATAGTGCTGATGGCTCAACCGGTTCATACTTCTCTCCGCCCTTAAGCTCCCTATATTCTGAAGACTTAAAGTCGCTGAAGCGCATTACAACTGGCCTAGGATAAAATGCTGCGCATATTCTGCGGAAAGCCTCAGCGAGCTTATTAACGAACTCCTCAGCTCTGCCAGTTTCAATCATGTAGAGTGGGTGCTCACCAATCTCGCTTGACCAAACAAACTCCTGCCTGAGTAAGCCGACTCCATCAGCTGGTAGGGCTGCAACCTTTTCAGCAAGCTCAGGCTCCCCAAGGTTCACATAAACCTTCGTTCCAGTAATTATATATGGCTCAGCAACGGTGACCGCTGTTGGTGCAGCCTCAACCTTTTCAGGCCTCTCAGCATATTCCTCAAGTATGCCCTCATATACGACTCCGAGTTTGGCGTCAACGGTTACCATCATACCGTCCTTAAGGACTTCGGTTGCTGGTGTTCCTCTAGAGGCTGTTCCAACAATGCATGGTATGCCTAGTTCCCTAGAGACTATTGCAGCGTGGCATGTCATTCCACCGGAGTTAGTTATGATTGCTGCAGCCTTACGCATTGCTGGAACCCAATCTGGCGCTGTCATCTCGGTAACTAATATCTCGCCCTTCTGGAACTCATTAATCCTATCAACTGTTGGTATAATATGAACTCTACCGACGGCTATCCCCGGAGAGGCTGGGAGACCCTGCACCAGAACCTTTCGCTCCTTTGTTACCGCTGGCTTCTCCTCAACGACCTCAACCTTCTTTAGAGCCCAAACGGTCTCCGGTCTCGCCTGCAATATAAACAACTTATTTGTTCTCTCATCTAGAGCCCACTCAATATCCATTGGCTTACCATAGTGCTTCTCGATTTCAATAGCATACTTAGCCAGCTCCTTAATCTGCTCATCTGTAAGAACCTGCTTATCTTGCAGCTCTGGCGGAACGGGAACCTCTTTTGTTCCGCCAGTTGGAAGTCTCACTAACTGAACCGTCTTCTTAGAAATGTTCTTCTTAACAATTTCTAGATCGGTTTTTCTAACATAATATTCATCTGGCGTTATTTTTCCCTGAACCACATATTCGCCCAATCCATAACCAGCCTCTATTAGAACTACGCTTCTGTCTCCTGTAGCTACGTCAAGTGTGAACATAACCCCGCTAGCCTTACTATAGACCATCAACTGGACAACGGCGCTTAATGCAACAGCCATATGATCGAAGCCTTTCTGAATCCTATAGAATATGGCTCTATCAGTAAATAGGCTCGCATAGCAATGCTTTATTTTTTCAACAACCTCGGAAGTCCCGTGAACATTTAGATATGTCTCCTGTTGACCGGCAAAACTTGCATCTGGAAGATCTTCAGCTGTTGCTGAACTACGGACCGCTACGAATGGTTCCTTCTCGCCTATTTTTTCAGCAAGTTTCTTGTATGCCTCAATAATCTCTTCTTCTAAGTCTCTTGGCATCTCTGCTGAAGCTATCATGCTTCTTATCTTTGTGCCAACACGCTGCAAGGTTTGCGTATCATTTGGATCCTTAAGTTCCTTTAAAACCTCAGCTATTTTTTCATCAAGTTTATTTGCCTTTATATAGTATCTATAGGCTTCAGCTGTTGTTGCGAAACCATAAGGTACCGGAACACCAGTTCTCCTAGTCATTTCACCTAGGCTTGCACTTTTTCCGCCGACTAAAGGTACGTCTTCGATCCCTATTTCATCAAACC
It encodes:
- the radA gene encoding DNA repair and recombination protein RadA, with the translated sequence MEDLEALDGVGSAIASKLRAAGYTTIEAIAVSPPMEIMEKTNIGLNTILKIQEAARRMLSADFKTAQEYYEQRKNMRRCTTGSKKLDEILGGGIETQAITELIGEYGSGKTQLCMMLSVTAQLPYESGGLEGRVAFIDTEGTFMPERIYQIASGLGLNPDEVANNIFVARAYNSSHQCLLIDKLFTLCPENNVKMVIIDSMISHFRGEYIGRETLSERQQKLNQYLHKLLRLSEAYNLAVVITNQVQANPSAFFTDPNRPAGGHIMAHACTHRVYLRKGSKGVRVARIIDSPYLPEREAYFMITEKGITDAEGGE
- a CDS encoding DNA topoisomerase VI subunit B, with the protein product MREEENVGVTDQTFQEISPADFFYRNKEIAGFSNPARAIFSAIRELVENSLDATEPLGILPDIYIRLSSLNEGEDENIYVLRVRDNGSGIPVDYVPLAFCQFLFSSKYKLKQSRGTFGLGGTMTILYGQITTNKPVKVISSTGGQKIYEYVLMIDIERNRPVILERRIYNNDSKWHGTIVEVNLEGDYFKAMPKILEYLKQTAIVNPYANIMFIDPKGRLYKFERTVSVLPPPPKETLPHPHGVDVETIYRIIRVTKCGTLLSFMQEHFHRVGKRIAQRFLEFAGFPEDADPKKLKPEEIVRFVQAMKSFNGFLPPDADSLSPLGEEILRAGILKELEPEFVAVTQRKPSAYSGHPFIVEVGIAYGGKISSGEDIILYRFANKIPLVYDESGDVSWRIIKSINWRKYGLMPGMPFAVLVHICSTKVPWKTVGKEIIADRPEVSREILNGIREVARQLSIYLARKEKIKRERARLSIFAKYLPKIAELSTKLTGKEKVPNINDLLRRAKKFEED
- a CDS encoding METTL5 family protein, yielding MLRKKHLAILLSQIEPIPHPKLKWESYTLDAESAANIVYTAAWIYNDIRGKKVIDLGCGSGILAIAASLFGAEWVVGVDIDKDSIMVAIKNANKLNVNVDFIVGDINCICGQFDTTLMNPPFGSWHRGADIKFLRKALEISNVIYSLHKGSHSVREFLERNIPRLGGTITDIQSMEIIITRTYSFHRKRHYTVKVDLYRIIRTKDKNLNK
- a CDS encoding L-threonylcarbamoyladenylate synthase, with the protein product MKKTIILKVNCENPEYEKITFAAKIIRNGGLVAFPTETVYGLGADALNPEAVRGIYLAKMRPLDNPIIVHISSKSDLYRLAEDLPKYAEDLMIRFWPGPLTLVLKASSIVPRVTTGGLDTIAIRMPKHKVALALIEASKTPIAAPSANIAGRPSPTMAEHVIQDLFGRIDLILDAGPTSIGVESTVLDLTHDPPQILRPGGVTYEELRKVLGKVMIHPAAIAKSEVPVEHARSPGLKHKHYAPKADMIVVEGDFNAIIEKIRELAYQYLKDGKKVGILATNESLGRYELGIIKSMGSREDLKSAARNLFKLLREFDDDGVDIIIAEGVPENGLGLAIMNRLRRAAGYNVIRVS
- a CDS encoding DNA topoisomerase IV subunit A gives rise to the protein MKKISFSTKEKRREVLTKLEKFGFEIYEQLEKGVFPSITMPSRSTDNIYYSPELRQYVLGDRKVKRSASNIRHLRPLTQLVWMAFFTHELMQHQKTSTLRDVFYSAQAYDISFQDQDESDDIITDLETVLNCTREDFNVFPEESSAVFGDLTIEYTVPNYEGKRLNLTSHPDGVMIGPALTSAEFIETSADKVIAIEKGGLFTRFIEERVHERFNAILVFLRGQAPRSTRYFIRRLNQELGLPVYIFTDADPWGMHIAMVIISGSANAAHIKDLTTPDAKWAGVWASDIINYKLPSDKLEDIDIKRLHELMRDPRYKGEIWQREINVFMKIQKKCELEAFSRYGLTHIVDKYLPQRLRELEN
- a CDS encoding ribonuclease III family protein, producing the protein MAEIYLSEYFPFIRRYSSFAEILSDRGLASLGDAYVNLIYSLVLSKVTGKPIGRKLDNRVLSLALRKAGIRMLLPSRTDRHRQADAAEALIAYGWLSGTVSTKEILDIFLREGDISDSICIILKLIWERGKNILERK
- the dph2 gene encoding diphthamide biosynthesis enzyme Dph2 encodes the protein MIKLHTLFDLEEDRVRNEIIKRGASRVLVQLPEGLKLAASEIASIIEATGALPIISADPCYGACDLAIDEATAISADLIIHYGHSEVEHFSQRTNTPIIYIEAKAKTCIDFKKIVEDSLRYLEPWESIGLTTTVQHAHLINEAKDILKNAGKKVYIGHEPGLKYPGQVLGCDYRNAKVISNMVEAFLFIGGGLFHAIGLFLSTMKTTIAIDPFEGKIQRVDDYAKRVIKRRWADISEAMRVKKWGIIIGLKTGQFNFETSLKIMKDLKNSGREVILLAMKEITPEALLEFPTIESYVNTACPRVSLYETQKFPKPVLTPKETYVALGKISWEDYLKSGLL
- a CDS encoding DNA-directed RNA polymerase subunit L — its product is MQLRVLEREPNKIVIEVDGEGHTLCNLLESVLLEDEDVKFASYNISHPLVAKPVIIVQTKENKSPEAALKEAVEKILERGRKLREEFEKAFKSSK
- a CDS encoding AAA family ATPase; protein product: MSRSLIFRDRNKLSPYYIPKRLPHRDHQINILLSIYENILKDVWRAYPRFTQIIGATGTGKTCTAIRFGDIIVEKAGEKGINLRYIYMNCKVDGVTRYVLYGNLVKKVTPKIATKSLSPEEMIRQLIDYLRFEETFLIVTFDEIDYFVQMNPKEHIIYDLTRIPEMYPGEPIPIIGEIFIARSLKWHEYLEPGERSTLGMGIIEFPRYNSKQIRDILEDRIKEAFQPHVILDDTLDLISDITASPPVNGDIRVGLELLYYSGVLAENTGSSKVLPEHVRRVYSEINPTITTEDIMSLNSNGKLILLALVRGLKTSKSAYISLKDLRKSYNIVCEEFNVKPVEDFEAYVQDLIYRGIIDMKSLMEIGISGATLVDLEKFLNNLLKQLEKIELRS
- a CDS encoding helix-turn-helix domain-containing protein; this translates as MMSKREEKEVKSIWEELELGLGGGKKFRVLVHLALNPNKTFTRYALVKATGLRTPSIDRYLKTLVNLGWVKENKYKPKTYQINLDNEVIMALLDFFKEMISIRRLKIL
- a CDS encoding exosome complex RNA-binding protein Csl4, giving the protein MSKQKNVERFIVPGEKIGVIEEFIPDYGTYVENGVIYANNVGYVSLDLASRKVFVHPLTHEVRVPKVGSVVIGYVVNVQNVIAFTRIIKVGRRFLSGFFTGVLHVSDVDVKYTRDINDALKVSDLVRAKVISDVNRTFHLTTKSENLGVILALCSKCGGTLILKSKRGKKLYCSKCGNIETRKIASDYGSGNL